Sequence from the Pontibacter pudoricolor genome:
GCCTGCGGCATTTATGCGTGGCGAGAAACCAAACACAATGCTCGTTATATCCATCTCGCCGGTTATCCCTGCCAGTTCTTTCAGTGCTTCCAGGCCCGGGCGTGTTGCCTGGGGGCCATTCAGTAACTGCAAACCATAGTAGGCCAGTATTCTGTTCTCTCCAACTATAGGAACTATATCTGCTGCGATGCTTACCACCACCAAATCCAGGAAATTGAACAGCTCTTCCAGTTCTACACCATTCTGCAAGCAAAACGCCTGCAACAGCTTAAATCCAACACCGCAACCTGACAGTTCTTTAAACGGATAAGGGCAGTCAATTTGTTTGGGGTCCAGTACAGCAACTGCCTGGGGAACTACATCGTCCGGCAAATGGTGATCGCAAATGATAAAATCTATACCCAGGCTGGCTGCATAGGCCACTTTATCTGCTGATTTTATACCACAATCGAGGCTGATGATGAGACCAAAACCGTGTTCTGCGGCATACTCTATACCTGCCGTGGAAACGCCATAACCTTCTTTGTACCTGTCTGGAATGTAGAACTCGATCTGGTGGGTATAATGGCGCAGAAAACCATACATGAGCGCTACTGAAGTAGTACCATCTACATCATAGTCGCCATAAACCAGTATTTTTTCGGAACGGTGCAGGGCTTCCGTGAGGCGGTTTACGGCAAGGTGCATGTCCTTCATCAGGAAAGGGTCGTGCAGGTCGGCCATAGAAGGCCGAAAGAAAGCTTTCGCCTCTTCAAAAGTACAGATATTGCGCTGGCAGAGTATGTTGGCTATAGTTGGGCTCACCTTTAGGCTCTCTGCCAGGTTGTTTACTATATCTTCAGATACTTGCTGCTTGTATACCCACCTTTTCTCCATAATACTTCTCGGACTTGCTATCTGTTCCGCTGCAAAGGTAACTAAATTAAACAGCTTTTAGTTTTCGAGTGCTTAAGCGCCTGGTTATCTTTTGCCTGATTTTTCTTACTTTTGCATTAATACAACAGTGCGTGCCGTGAAACGATTCATAGAATTATTTAATAAGTATAAGGATTACTCACTTGATCTGGTGATGTATGGGTTTTTCCTCTTGTTTATACTTTGCCTTTTTATCTTCTTCAGTTAATTCTTCTGTCATTTCGAGCAAAGCCGAGAAATCTTATATGCCCTATAGCATTTTGTCATTTCGAACAAAGTGAGAAATCTGGATTCTATAGTTTGCCACTTTGCACCTCGAACCAAGCCTTTTCTTCCATAGCTTTCTTTATTCCTGGGAGCTCTACTTATCTATCGTTCTATAGTTGACTTTGGTGCCCTCACGGCCGGGAGGCCCCGTCTTCGGGCATCGCGCTGCGCGAATCTCTTTTGCTCGTTCCTCGCAATGCCTCACGGCACCAGACATTCACAAGGCGCTCAACCCAAAGACTGTGATCAGTTCGATAGTAACTGCTTTAACTTTAGTTTGAGAAGCTATAGTTATATTGCTCTATCGTGGCTATAGTTCCGTAGGGACAGGTCGCGACCTGTCCGATCCTGGTCTGTAACTATGGCAATTTCAGATTTCTCCCGCAGGTCGAAATGACAGCTTAAAAATCCGTAGCAGAAAAGTCCCCCTTTGAAGGGGAGCAGGGGTGGGTTACCTCCAGGAGTACTCACCTTGTCCGAAACCACAGAATAGAGTTAATCTAATTAACAGTATCACCACGGAGCTTCCGGAAACGCTTGCGGGCTTCGGCTACGAAGATGCTTCCCTGGTGCTTTTTAAGGAGGTCGTTGTATAGTTGCTGCGCTTTGGCCGTGTCTTTCAGGTTCTCTTCGTAAATGTATGCCATTTTAAACAGGGCATCGTCGCTTAGGATGTCGTATTGCGGATTGCCAACTATATGCTGCAAACTGGCGACTGCTTCAGTAAAATTACCCATGCGCTCCTGTATACCTGCTTTCTGAAAATAGATCTCATCGGTTAAACTATGTCCGGGATATTTCTTCAGCATTCCGTCTAATTTTGTTACCGCCTGTTGTAGCTTATTCTGGAATACAAGTAACTCTATAGCCGCGTACTCTTCCATAGCCGTGGTTGACGTGTCTAGCCCGGTGTTATCTGTTATCAGCAGGCTCAGGTCCATGGCATCGTTGGCAATTTCGCGGCTGGTAGCCAGTTTCAGAATGTCTAAGTGGGCCTGGGCCAGTTCAAAGTCTCCTTTATAGTAACTTAAGCGTGCATTACGCAGTTTGGCATCATACCCGATCGGCGTGTCCTTATGCGATTTCTCAACCTGTGAGTATAGCAGCGTGGCTTCCCAGGGCTCTCCTTTTAATACATAAATATCACCCAAGGTTAGTTTGCTTTCTGCTACCAGGTTTGCGTTGGCGCGTGGCATGGCTATCGCTTCCTGTAACAATGCAATGGCTTTCGCTTTATCATCAAGGTAAAAGGCATACAGGTTGGCCATATGTTGCAGCACTTCTGCAGTGGCAGCACTACGGCCTACTTCAGTTAGCAGGGCATCATAATCTGCAATTAAAGCGCGTATCTTTTCCTGGTCAACCGGGAAAGTGTTCTGTACCTGTTCTTCGCGGGCATTTATAAGGCGCTGCCTTGCCACTAAGTAGTAGGGCCCATCCGGATACTCCTTAATTATGTATTCATACGCTTCAATGGCGCTGTTATAATCTTTGTTCTGGGCACTGATAGCGCCTAGCTCCATCACCCTCGATCCGCCGCTCCTGGTCCGTTTATCAACTGCGCGAGCCTGCATCAGGGCGCCGTAAAAATCCAGCCGTTGCACATACAGCCAGATCAGCAATTCGCTGTAAGCCAGTTTATCCGGGTTCTGCTGCACACGCATAATCAGCTCCTTCTCCAACGCGTTCTGGGCTTTCTCATCCCGCACACTGTTCTGAAGCATGTTTTGTACGTAGCCCACTTCACTCTCATTTTCCTGTAACAGGTTCAGCACTTCTGGTATCAGGGCTTCATTTTTCTGCCGGTAACTATAGAGTGCTATTAATGGGCGGTTATTTTCCAGTGGGTTCTTGGTCAGTTCGCGGCCGCGCAGGTAGGCTTTCTCGGCATAGTCGTATAGTTCGTTTTGTATAAAAGCACTGGCTACTACAACAGTTGCTTCCGGGTTCATTTGCTGGATGAGCTTATTAAAGTGTTTCTCAGCACCGGCCTTATCGCCTGCAGCCTGGTACACCATACCCAGATCTACTTCAAAATTATAGTTTCCGGGGTTCTGTTTTATAGTTCGCTTAACCAGCTTTTCAGCCTCTTTATAGTTGCGTAACGCCAGCAGCGTTTTCAGGTAATCGGGGTAAGTAACCGAGAACAGGCGCTTGTCTTCTACCAGTTTTTCATAAAGCTCAGCGGCTTTCTGGTACTCCCCTTTGCTAAAGTATTCCCGTGCCAGTTCCAGGTTCTGGGTTTGCGCCTGTGCTATAGTTGCAGCTATAGTTAAGCAAAATGCCAGCAATAGGTATGTTTTCTTGAGTAAAGCCATAGGTGTACTTAAAACGAGAGTTTGCCTGAACTTGATATATGAACTTTAGCGGTTCTCCACTTTTAAATTAAAGCTTATAGTTCTGATATCCTATAAAACAAAAGAGCCACTCTGCTGGGAGTGGCTCTTTGATCTATGGGCAACTTTGCTTAGAAGAATCTAACGCGGTTGTCCGTAATGTTCGCTTTTTCTTTGATGGCTTCAAAAGCCTGGCTTTCTGTGTTGGCAGAGCGCATGTTTACTAACTGCTGCTTCACGCCAGACAGGTCCTGAACTTCCGGTGCTTTCGTAATATTTACAAGTTCTACTACAATAACGCCACCATTACCTTCAAACGGAGCTGTACGACCACCTGGCTTCAGGCCAAATGTTTTACCCACTGCAACTGGCTCCAGACCAATACCAGGTATAGTTCCTGAAGCAAATGTTACCTCGTCAGCAGTTCTAAGCATCGCATCCGGGCCATAAGCTGCAGCCATCTGGTCTACAGTTCCTTTTGTTTTCTGTATCTTCTCGATGATCTGTTTTGATTTCAGTTCGTTGCGAACAGCAGCCGTAAGTTCGTCTTTTATGTCCTCTGCTTTAGCATAGCCTTTTTCGCGCTTGCCGGTTAGTACAGCAACAACAAACTGATCTTCGATTTCAAATACCGGAGAAACATCGCCTACTTTAGTGTCTTTAGCATATGTCCAGCGAACCAGCTCACGTGCATTGTTAAGGCCACCAGCAACAATGTTGTTCTTCCCGATCTCTTTTACTTCCTGTTTTACAAGGGCTTTGTTCTCCGCTACGTTTGTACGGAATTCCTCCAGGCTACCACTTGTGCCGGACAGCTCATCGGCTACAGCATAAGCTGCATCACGTGTAGACTCGCTTGGCTCCATCGCGCGCTCGATTGCGGCAATCTTGTATGAACGACTTGTTTTAGGCTCGGTAACTTTTACAATATGATAACCATATTCTGTCTCAACCAGCTCTGGCAATAAACCTGCAGAAGAGGCACCAAATACTGCTTTCTCGAAAGGAGCTACCATCTGGCCGGTCTGGAACCAACCCAGGTCGCCACCTACCGAAGCAGTACCATCAGAACCATGCTGCGCTGCCATCTGGGCAAAATCAGCACCTTTCTTGATCTGGTTCAGTACGTCTGTTGCTTTCGCTTTTGCAGCTGCTTTTGCTTCAGGCGTGTCGCTTTCAGGCTTTATCAGGATGTGGCTTGCTTTTGCTGCGCTCTTACCACCGTCTTTTACATCAATTACTTTATACAAAGAGTAAGATTCTCCGGCAGTAAACGGACCGTAAACTTTTCCTTTTTCCAGGGTTACAGTGCGAAGTTGCTCCGGCAATTCACCTGGTGTTAAGTAAGTGCCGTTATATGGCCTGTCTGAATTAGCATTAACAAAAGCCGAGTCGTTGGATGCTGCTGCAAATTGCTTCGCTACAGATGCCATTTCCTCTTCGTATGTTTTGTTATCTTCCTGCGATGCAGTAACCGGTACTGTTACGTACTCTATGCTGCGGCCTTCTTCAACTTTATAAAGCTCTTTGTTGCGCTCATAAAAATCCTTAAGCTGGGCATCTGTTACGTTTACCGCAGAATCAGAAATTGTGAAATAAGGCACATACAATACTTTTACAGAAGCTGTGGCATTCTGCGCATTAAAGAAGTTTTTAGCCTCTGCTGTAGTTACGTAAACCGATTTGTTAAGCAGGTTGCTGTACTTGGTACGTACGCGGTCAGAAGCTACTCCCTGCTCAAAGTTTGTCCACATTGGGCGGTCTGCAGGAGCCATGTTCTGAAGGTACTGCACCACTTGTGCGCGGTCGAACTCTCCTGTTTGCGGGTTAGTAAATGCCTGACGAACGGCCGGGTGTATGTTGTTACCCTGTACCATATCAAACAATTCTTCTTCTGACACCTCGATGCCAAGGCGCTCGTACTCTTTCTCTAGGGCAATTTTAAAGATCAGTTGGTTCCATGCCTGCTCGCGCAGCATGGCAAGTTCGCCTTCGTTGGCAGATCTGCCAGTCTGATTCTCGTAGTTGGTTTTCATTTGCTGGAAAACCTCATCAAACTCCTGGTATTCAATTGTTTCACCAGCTATCTCGCCAATCTCGTTGGCGTCGTTTCCAAGAAGCCTTGAGTTTGGTCCTAGCAGGTCGCCGCCTACTACAAATATACCAAGCCCAATGGCAATGGCGCCTACCGCCCAACCAGACTTCTCTCTAATCTTGTTAATTAATGCCATTATCTGTTTAACTTATAAAAAGGATTGTGCAAAATAAGGTTAATCGCGCTAAAATTCAAAATTTTATGCAATTCTGTTTAACGTTCCGGTTCTACCTGAAACTCTGAGGTTTTCACGAGCCTCACGGTATTTATCCGGTTTTCATCCATCGACAGTATTGTAATACTGAATGGCGGGTACTCTACTACATCGCCAGGCGTCGGTATTTCTCCTGCCACTGAAAAAATAAATCCACCCAGTGTCTCGTAATCGCCCTCCGGTAAGTCAAGTTCGTATTTATCGTTCAGGTAATCCACTTCCAGGCGGCCACTAAGTGTGTAAATGCCTTCTTCTGGTAAAACCTGCTCCAGCAGCATTTCGTCTACGTCGTACTCGTCTTCAATCTCCCCGAAAATTTCTTCTATCACATCTTCCACCGTAACAATACCGGCTGTCCCGCCAAACTCGTCCAGCACTACGGCTACACTTCGGTGTTCTGCTACAAACTTTATAAACAGCTCGCTGGCCAGCATACTTTCCGGCACCAGGCTTACAACCGAGAGTATGTCCTCTATGCGCTTTGGCTGTTTAAACATGTCGAGCTGGTGGCAGTACCCGATTATGTTGTCGATGTTATCGCGGTAGATGAGGATCTTGGAATGGCCGGTAGCTGTAAAGGCATGACGTAGTTTCTCTACAGAGTCGTCTACTTCCACGGCTTCAATTTCGGTGCGGGGCACCATACACTCGCGTACTTTTACGGTTTTAAACTCCAGCGCATTATGAAATATCTCTGAATCTACTTCAGGGGCATGTTCCTGTTCGGGCTGGTAAAGGCGGCTTTTGATGTAAGCATTGAGGTCGGTAAAACCAAAAACAGGTTTCTGATCCGGGAACTCTATTTTAAATATTTTTTCGGCTACCAGTTTGCTCAGGCTAACAATAACATAAACCACCGGGTAAAGCAGGTAATAGAATATAAGTATCGGCAGGGCCAGCACCTGCAGCATGCGGTTGGGGTTGATGACAAAAAGGCTGCGCGGTAAAAACTCAGCAGTAAAAAGGACTACCACCGATGCCACAGCCACCTGTATTACAACTATAAGCAGGTCGAATTGCACCCGCTCCGGAAAAACATGCGACAACAACGTGTGCAGCACACCTGCTATTGCAAAACCATAAAGCACCAAGGCCAGCGTATTACCTATAAGGGCGGTGCCCATCAAACGCGACGGGTGTTTGAGCAAATGCCACAGTATGCGTCCCGACAATACTCCGTTCTTCTCGCTAAGCTCTATCTGCAGTTTGTTAACTGACATGAACGCGATCTCGATGCCTGAAAAAAAAGCAGACAGCAGCAAGCCTGTAACTAAAAGTATGATCTGGTGAGGTTCTATCATTTTTTAAAATCCCCGGCGTCAGGACTTCATGTTCTTTTTACGGTGCCTGTAAACTATAAACAGCACCAGCGCGATCATAAATAACCAGTAGTTTCCGGCAATGTCCTTTTCTTCTATACTTCTGTGGATGCCGATAACAATGGTCACGAACGCCAGTGATAATAAAATGGTATTTAAAAGATTTTGGTTCATTACTCTTCTATGTCGAAAACCCCTGTTATCTTTTTTATAGTGTAGTTATCGAAGTTCTGATCTGACTGAAGCCCCTGGCCTGTAACCACACGGTTAGGTGTTGTTATTTTAACAAACTTATCGGTGTAGATTTTGCGGCGGCGCCTGTCCCAGTATAATTCTTCTGTTTCCAGCTTCTCGCCTTTCAGAATGTTATTTACCTGTACATCTCCTTTTGCAAAGTATAGTTCACTGCCTTTTGTTTGTTTGCCATAGTTGGCACGCATAGTAGATGTAACCTTGCCCGGCTGCTGTAAGAATTCTACATAAAAACCTTTCGGGAAAACACCGTCCCCTTTTTCGAACTCCTGCTGCACGGGCGCCTTCATCCGGATCATCAGTTTGGCAGAGTCACTATAAAGTGTGAAAACATCTTTGTTTTCCATTACAGGCCCGGTGTACTTTATTTCCTTGTCCGGGTCTTTCAGCTCTTTCTGGCAACCGGCACCTGCTATAGTTATGGTCAGCAAAAATAAATATAGCCACCCTCTTATCTTCATTTCCTACTCTATGGTTTTTGTGAATTTAGCAAATTTTATGCGAAACTACATTCGCCTGACTTCATGGTAGCCTATAATACAAGAAAGGCCGCTTTACAACGGCCTTCTCTGTTATAGTTAAACTATAAAATCGTTATTCCAGTCTGCGTTTTATGAACCAGCGGCTGTTAACCGTAAATCCGATACTGAACCTGAAGTAATTTTCTTTAACAAGGCCATTTTCTGAAGTACCGCGTGTGCCGTAACCAAACGCTGTGTTCAGCTGATATAGATCATATATAGTAGAGCGGCCAAATGGCAAGGTAGCACCCACTGTAATGCCTTTGTCTTTAATCTGCACGTCGTTTTTCTCATAAGGCGAGTTACCATAGTACAGGCCGGCACGGTAAGTAATGCGATCAAAATAGTTGCCTACAGAGTTTGCATCCGGCGTATATTCTGCGCCTAAGCTTGCACGGTAGCTGTCTGCCAGCTCCTGCTCGCCTCTGAAGTTTCTGAAATCAGACCACTTCTGCGTATAAAAATCTGCTGCAACAGTTAGGTTAGAGCCATTATCCAGGCTGATACCTGCTGCAAAGCTTGATGGGATATTTACCTTGCTGCTGGAGCTGTCAGCATACATGGACTCTTTTACTGTTCCAAAAAAGTCACGGCGCTCAAAAGATGATTTACGGTCGGCACCAAGATCTGCTTTTAAACTATAAACAGCTCCTGCACTCATAAACAGCTTATCTTTTAGCTTCGTGCGATAGTTCGCCCCAGCTCTGAAAAGCAGGTCGCTGTACTTTGTTTTTTCACTTCGTACTACACTTTCGCCTCTTGCTTCCGGTATTGCCGGATCATTGATAGACGTAGACGATTCTTTAACTATAGAACCGAACAGGTAAGAAGCACTTGCCCCTATCGTTAAGCCCTGCGTTATTCTTACTCCGTGTCCAAAATATAGTTCAGAAATACCACCATCTCCTTTATAAGCTTCGGTAGCAGTTGCTGTAGTGTTTAACGGAGATGTAGTTGAAACTTCGTAGGCTACTGTAGAATAAGGACGAAGGCTTAGCGCTGTGGTCCATCGCTTGGAAACTGGTATAGAAAGCGAAACCGAAGAAAGGTTTGCTGTTCCGTCTGTCTGCGATCCGGAGCCGCTTTCCAGTTTTTTCACCTCACCGTTAACGCCTATTTCAAAAGCGGTAAGGGTGTTATAGTATAGCAACGCCGGGTTAGCAGTGTTTATCTGGAAGCTGTTGGCTGCACTAATACCTGTGTTGGCCATACCTGCATTCCGGATATTGCCAGTGTTATAGTTGTACTCGCCCAGGCCGTAGCGTGAATAAGGGGCATTGCCAATGCTTTGGGCCTGTGCCCCATACGAAAGGCAAAGTACTGCGGCGCAACAAAGGGCGCGAAGTGATTTATACATTATACGTCAAAATTCTATGAAGCCCGATCAAGACTAATTCAGGAATTACAAAGATGCGTCCTTTTAATTTACTTTCAAAAAATCCTGCATCGCCACCGCAAAGTATAACCGTTAAATCCGGTGCCTTTTCAGAATAAAATTGTATAAGACCGTTCAGTTCTGCTACAGTGCCCGTTAAAACACCGCTCAAAATTGATTCCTGGGTTGACTGACCGGTAAGTGGAAATTTAACAGGAATTTGGTCTATTAACGGCAACCTTTCTGTAAAAGTATGCAACGCTTTTAATTTCATGCGGAGCCCCGGTGCAATTCCGCCGCCCATGTAAGCTCCGTCACTGGAGATAAACTCATGGGTTAAGGCTGTGCCGGCATCAAAGACCAGACAATTACGCCCCGGGAAAAAATAATTGGCCCCTACTGCCGCTGCAATTCTATCAGCGCCCAGCGTTTGCGGGGTTTTATAGTTATTTAAAACAGGCAAGGCTGTCTGTGCCGATAACGTTAGTATGTTACCGGTTACAGACAGCCTTGCACTATAGTTTGCAGTATCAGCGGCTACGCTGGCAACTATAGCATCCTCAAAAGTGTGGTTCAGGATCTCTCCGGGCATATTGTCAATCCCCTGAAAGTAGCCTTGCTTTACAAGGCTGTTCCCTTCAAAAATACCATACTTGGTGCCTGTGTTGCCTACGTCTACCGCAATGCGCTGCATAGTTTCTTACATAAAGTATTTCAGACGGATAAGCTCTTTCTCAGAAAGGTAGCGCCAGTTGCCGCGTGGCAGGTCTTTTTTAGTCAGGCCTGCATACTGCACTCTGTCCAGCGTTACTACTTCGTAGCCTAAGTGTTCGAAAATACGACGCACAATTCTGTTACGCCCGATATGTATCTCCAGACCCAAGAACTTACCAGTATCTCCGATTAACGCCACATCATCTACTTCTGCTTTACCATCTTCCAGTTCCAGGCCTTCCGCTACTTTCAGGAAATCCTCTTTTGTGATCGGCTTATCCAGCTCTACCTGGTAAATCTTTTTCACGCCGTTTGATGGGTGCGTCAGCTTCTGGGCCAGTTCGCCATCATTCGTGAATAAAAGTAAACCTGTTGTATTACGGTCAAGTCGGCCAACCGGGAAAATGCGCTCTTTCGATGATTTCTCCACCAGGCTCATTACTGTTTTTCTGCCTTCCGGGTCGTCTGTAGTTGTCAGGAAATCTTTTGGCTTGTTAAGCAGTACATAAACCAGTTTTTCGCGGTTCAGCAGTTTTTTGCCATACTGTACCGTGTCTTCCGGCTTCACTTTAAAGCCCATTTCAGTTACAACTTCGCCGTTTACCTTAATTTCACCAGATTCGATCAGGGTATCCGCTTCGCGACGCGAACAAACACCTGCATTAGCGATGTAACGGTTCAAACGGATCGTTCCGTCATCTTCTGTCTCCTCTTTGCGGTTGCTTTTTTTGATGCGCGGGTTATTCTCGTAATGCTTGGTGTTGTAAGTCGGAGTTTCCGGATCGCCAAAGTCTTCTCTGTTAGAGTAGCTGGTTCTGCGGTCTCTGTTACCAAATTTTAAATTACGATCTGATTTGAAAGGTTTTCTATCGGAATTGAAGCTGCGCTCGCCACCTCTTGCTGGTCTGTCTTCGCGGTTTTCTCTTCTATCTGAATTGAATGAACGACGTTCGCCTCCTTCGCTGCGTTCTGAACTATAGTTGCGGCGCTCTCCACCCTCGCGGCGGTCACCGTAAGGCTTTCTTTCGCTACCTTCTCTCCTATCGCCATATGGTTTGCGCTCACCGCGGTCAGAATTGAATGAGCGACGTTCGCTTCTTTCTTCACCACCTCTTCGGTCATCGCTTCTGTCGCTGTTGAAAGAGCGGCGCTCTCCGCCTTCACGCTTGTCGCCAAACGATCTGCGTTCGCCACCTTCTCTTCTGTCGCCGTAAGATTTGCGCTCTCCACGATCTGAATCAAATGAGCGGCGCTCGCTACGTTCGCCCCGGTCTGCACCAAAAGAACGACGTTCGCCTCCTTCTCTGCGGTCCGAGTTAAACGTGCGCTTTTCACCTTCTTCTCTTCTTGGAGCTGCTTCTCTGTTTTCATCAGATCCGCGGCGCTCCGCTCTGTTCGGACGATCAGAATTGAATGATCTTCTTTCGCCGCCTTCTCTCCGGTCAGTACCGAAAGATCTTCTCTCACCACCCTCACGACGGTCGTTGCCAAAAGAGCGGCGCTCGCCTCCCCTGTTGTCATCGCGTTTGTCTGAGTTAAATGATCTGCGTTCTCCGCCTTCGCTGTTTCCGCGACGGTCATCTCTTCTGTCAGAACTATAGTTGCGTCTTTCGCCGCCTTCACGACGGTCGCCAAACGATTTTCTTTCGCCACCTTCTCTTCTGTCAGATCCGAATGAGCGGCGTTCGCCACCTTCGTTTTTATCTCTTCTGTTAAAGATCTTTTTTTCGCCGCGATCGTTGTTTGGCCTGCCAGAAGAATTTCTGTCAGTATCTCTGCGTCCTGCACCTTCGTTGTCGCGCGCAGGTCTTTCGTTATCTCTTGCCATTGTTGTTGTGTTACTCGATGCAGTATCGCTACTGTACCTTATATGCAGTATAATTGAATTTGTATTGCTCTTGTGTGGGTTCGCTAATCTGCAATTTCGCCAATTACGTTTTCTTCCGTAGCGAAATCTTTTAGCTGTGGGAGGTCTTTTATGTGGTTGATACCGAAGTAGTCCATAAACTTCTGCGAAGTACCGTAAAGTACCGGCCTTCCTATAGTATCTGCTTTTCCTTTAATTTCGATCAGCTCTTTTTCCAGTAATTTCTGGACTGCATAATCGCAGCCTACGCCACGGATCTGCTCCATAGCCGAACGTGTAATAGGCTGTTTGTAGGCAATAATTGCCAGCGTCTCGAGTGCGGACGCTGACAATTTTTTCTTTGATTTCTGTTTCAGGTAAACACTTACCGTATCCTGGTACTCTGGTTTGGTAAGGAACTGGTAACCGCCCCGATCGCGTAGATCTGGAAGGCAAAACCGGTATCATTCAGCTGCTCATTTATAGCTTCTATACTTTCAAGCACATCGCTTACCAGCACTTCCATTTGCAGCGCTTCTGTTAAGCAACGCTGAATCTCCTCTATGCTGATAGGGGACTGTGCACAGAAAACCAGTGCCTGTATATGATGCTGTAAGATATTCAAGAAGTAAAAGTTCTAGTCGTTACGCTGTAGTTTAGCCTCGATAGTATGTTGTGTGTGCGGCACGGCACGCAGTCTCTCTTTCGGGATTAGCTTACCGGTAACGATACAAACGCCATACGTGCCGTTTTTAATGCGGATAAGGGCGTTCTCCAGCTGCTGGATAAACTTCATCTGGCGGGAAGCCAACTGGTTTAAGCTTTCCTTTTCTGCCGTGTCAGCTCCATCTTCCAGTACTTTTGTAGGAGATGCCGTGTTATCAGTACCGGTATCGTTGCGGCGGCTAAGGGTTTCTTTAATAAAGGTTACTTCCTTTTTAGCGTTCGTCAGCTTCTCTAGGATGATGTTTTCGAATTCCTGTAGGTCTTCTTTAGAGTAGCGCTGTTTTTCTTCGTTCGTATTCATTTCTTCTTTT
This genomic interval carries:
- a CDS encoding OmpP1/FadL family transporter, which encodes MYKSLRALCCAAVLCLSYGAQAQSIGNAPYSRYGLGEYNYNTGNIRNAGMANTGISAANSFQINTANPALLYYNTLTAFEIGVNGEVKKLESGSGSQTDGTANLSSVSLSIPVSKRWTTALSLRPYSTVAYEVSTTSPLNTTATATEAYKGDGGISELYFGHGVRITQGLTIGASASYLFGSIVKESSTSINDPAIPEARGESVVRSEKTKYSDLLFRAGANYRTKLKDKLFMSAGAVYSLKADLGADRKSSFERRDFFGTVKESMYADSSSSKVNIPSSFAAGISLDNGSNLTVAADFYTQKWSDFRNFRGEQELADSYRASLGAEYTPDANSVGNYFDRITYRAGLYYGNSPYEKNDVQIKDKGITVGATLPFGRSTIYDLYQLNTAFGYGTRGTSENGLVKENYFRFSIGFTVNSRWFIKRRLE
- a CDS encoding TraR/DksA family transcriptional regulator, giving the protein MNTNEEKQRYSKEDLQEFENIILEKLTNAKKEVTFIKETLSRRNDTGTDNTASPTKVLEDGADTAEKESLNQLASRQMKFIQQLENALIRIKNGTYGVCIVTGKLIPKERLRAVPHTQHTIEAKLQRND
- a CDS encoding type III pantothenate kinase, with amino-acid sequence MQRIAVDVGNTGTKYGIFEGNSLVKQGYFQGIDNMPGEILNHTFEDAIVASVAADTANYSARLSVTGNILTLSAQTALPVLNNYKTPQTLGADRIAAAVGANYFFPGRNCLVFDAGTALTHEFISSDGAYMGGGIAPGLRMKLKALHTFTERLPLIDQIPVKFPLTGQSTQESILSGVLTGTVAELNGLIQFYSEKAPDLTVILCGGDAGFFESKLKGRIFVIPELVLIGLHRILTYNV
- a CDS encoding pseudouridine synthase, which translates into the protein MARDNERPARDNEGAGRRDTDRNSSGRPNNDRGEKKIFNRRDKNEGGERRSFGSDRREGGERKSFGDRREGGERRNYSSDRRDDRRGNSEGGERRSFNSDKRDDNRGGERRSFGNDRREGGERRSFGTDRREGGERRSFNSDRPNRAERRGSDENREAAPRREEGEKRTFNSDRREGGERRSFGADRGERSERRSFDSDRGERKSYGDRREGGERRSFGDKREGGERRSFNSDRSDDRRGGEERSERRSFNSDRGERKPYGDRREGSERKPYGDRREGGERRNYSSERSEGGERRSFNSDRRENREDRPARGGERSFNSDRKPFKSDRNLKFGNRDRRTSYSNREDFGDPETPTYNTKHYENNPRIKKSNRKEETEDDGTIRLNRYIANAGVCSRREADTLIESGEIKVNGEVVTEMGFKVKPEDTVQYGKKLLNREKLVYVLLNKPKDFLTTTDDPEGRKTVMSLVEKSSKERIFPVGRLDRNTTGLLLFTNDGELAQKLTHPSNGVKKIYQVELDKPITKEDFLKVAEGLELEDGKAEVDDVALIGDTGKFLGLEIHIGRNRIVRRIFEHLGYEVVTLDRVQYAGLTKKDLPRGNWRYLSEKELIRLKYFM